One window from the genome of Rhodococcus sp. ABRD24 encodes:
- the murF gene encoding UDP-N-acetylmuramoyl-tripeptide--D-alanyl-D-alanine ligase, translating to MIPMTLAQIAQAVGGTLHDVDNPSATVSGTVEFDSRKITPGGLFLALPGANVDGHDHAAAAVAAGAVAVLAARPVGVPAIVVEPLGSSGSGALALEHDTDGSGAAVLEALAKLARVSVDRLTAEAGLTVVGVTGSSGKTSTKDLLAAVLTPLGSVVAPPGSFNNELGHPWTALRADTDTRFLVLEMSARGRGHIAALAQTAPPRIGVVLNVGTAHLGEFGSREAIAETKGELPASLPAAADGGVAVLNADDPLVAAMAQRTQARVVLVGQSGRADVRATDVQLDDQARASFTLTCAAGSVPVTLAVHGEHQIGNALAAVAVALECGATLEQIAAALRDATPVSARRMDVRDRADGVTVVNDSYNANPDSMRAAIKALVSMARSDRGAARRSWAVLGEMAELGPESVVEHDAIGRFAVRLDVTKLILVGAGRSVRAMYQGAVMEGSWGDEAVHVPDSAAAIALLEQELESGDLVLVKASQSIGLWEVADAVLAGPVTRSEASQ from the coding sequence ATGATCCCGATGACGCTCGCTCAGATCGCTCAGGCGGTCGGCGGGACGCTGCACGACGTCGACAATCCGTCGGCCACCGTCTCGGGAACGGTGGAGTTCGATTCCCGCAAGATCACCCCCGGCGGACTCTTTCTTGCGCTGCCCGGTGCGAACGTGGATGGTCACGACCACGCCGCGGCGGCCGTCGCCGCCGGTGCCGTTGCGGTCCTCGCTGCCCGGCCGGTGGGCGTGCCGGCGATCGTCGTCGAGCCACTCGGTTCTTCCGGGAGCGGTGCCCTGGCGCTCGAACATGACACGGACGGCTCGGGTGCGGCGGTGCTCGAGGCGCTCGCGAAGCTAGCCCGCGTCAGCGTGGACCGGCTGACAGCCGAGGCGGGTCTGACCGTTGTCGGCGTCACCGGCTCGTCGGGGAAGACGTCGACCAAGGACCTGCTTGCCGCGGTGTTGACCCCGCTCGGTTCCGTCGTGGCTCCGCCCGGGTCGTTCAACAACGAGCTCGGGCATCCGTGGACCGCACTGCGGGCCGACACCGATACACGTTTTCTCGTGCTGGAGATGTCCGCGCGGGGACGGGGACACATTGCTGCGCTCGCGCAGACCGCACCGCCGCGGATCGGCGTAGTGCTCAACGTCGGCACCGCCCACCTCGGCGAGTTCGGTTCCCGCGAGGCGATCGCCGAGACCAAGGGTGAGCTGCCGGCGTCGCTTCCGGCCGCGGCGGACGGTGGTGTCGCGGTGCTCAACGCGGACGATCCGCTGGTGGCGGCGATGGCGCAGCGGACACAGGCTCGCGTCGTGCTGGTGGGGCAGTCTGGCCGCGCGGACGTCCGGGCCACCGATGTCCAGCTCGACGATCAGGCCCGGGCCAGCTTCACGCTGACCTGCGCCGCCGGCAGCGTTCCGGTGACGCTGGCCGTGCACGGCGAACATCAGATAGGCAACGCTCTCGCCGCTGTTGCCGTCGCGCTCGAATGCGGGGCGACGCTCGAGCAGATCGCCGCGGCTCTCAGGGATGCGACGCCGGTCTCGGCCCGCCGGATGGACGTCCGGGACCGGGCCGACGGAGTCACCGTCGTCAACGACTCGTACAACGCGAACCCGGATTCGATGCGCGCGGCCATCAAGGCGCTGGTGTCGATGGCACGTTCCGATCGTGGTGCGGCACGCCGGAGTTGGGCAGTCCTCGGCGAAATGGCTGAACTGGGTCCAGAATCAGTGGTCGAGCACGATGCGATCGGACGGTTCGCGGTGCGCCTGGACGTAACCAAGCTGATCCTCGTCGGAGCCGGCCGATCTGTCCGCGCGATGTACCAGGGAGCAGTAATGGAAGGTTCTTGGGGTGACGAGGCGGTTCACGTGCCCGACAGCGCGGCTGCGATCGCGCTGCTGGAGCAGGAACTCGAATCCGGTGACCTGGTGCTGGTGAAGGCCTCGCAGTCGATCGGGCTGTGGGAGGTCGCGGACGCTGTCCTGGCGGGACCGGTCACTCGTTCGGAGGCGTCCCAGTGA
- a CDS encoding UDP-N-acetylmuramoyl-L-alanyl-D-glutamate--2,6-diaminopimelate ligase, whose amino-acid sequence MHPSPQQSTPGAAPGRGLRPTHPPVTELTDLAARIGARIEWLGSAASRQQSRAAAVTGVELRAQAVQAGDLFAALPGARAHGAEFVGTAVQAGAAAVLTDELGLESAARQVREGAVLPVLVHPEPRRVLGEVSATIYGRPSEQMQVIGITGTSGKTTTSYLVEAGLVAAGRTVGLVGTIETRMSGHRVPSALTTPEAPQLHALFAVMLEQGIDTVVMEVSSHALSLGRVDGVRFAIGAFTNLSQDHLDFHRDLDDYFTAKSRLFAADSTVRAERAVVCIDDEWGVRMADIARGAHPGDPAAVVTVATSTPGDWAAGPARATDSGTQTFTLTAPGGTDHAVTLRLPGHYNVANATLAVAVCAVAGADVDAALAGIAQVDVPGRVQRVDRGQDFLAVVDYAHKPAALEAVIATLRGQLQGRMGGEPQGRIAVVVGAGGDRDSGKRILMGEAGARGADLLVVTDDNPRSEDPATIRGALIEGALAVPSSERGEVREIGDRGEAIAAAVAWAEPGDVILVAGKGHETGQEIHGVKYPFDDREVLGEAIERIAPNRAHGGNA is encoded by the coding sequence GTGCATCCGAGTCCGCAGCAATCCACACCGGGCGCGGCGCCGGGGCGCGGTCTCCGCCCGACGCATCCGCCCGTGACGGAGCTGACGGACCTCGCAGCCCGAATCGGCGCGCGGATCGAGTGGCTGGGTTCAGCGGCGTCGCGGCAACAGTCGCGCGCGGCTGCGGTGACGGGCGTGGAACTGCGGGCGCAGGCGGTGCAGGCAGGCGACCTGTTCGCGGCCCTTCCTGGAGCCCGCGCGCACGGCGCGGAGTTCGTCGGGACAGCCGTGCAGGCCGGTGCAGCGGCGGTGCTCACCGATGAGCTCGGGTTGGAGTCGGCCGCCCGGCAGGTGCGCGAGGGTGCGGTGCTGCCGGTTCTGGTCCATCCCGAGCCGCGCCGCGTGCTCGGCGAGGTGTCGGCGACGATCTACGGGCGCCCGTCCGAGCAGATGCAGGTCATCGGTATCACCGGCACCTCGGGCAAGACCACGACGTCTTACCTCGTCGAGGCCGGACTGGTTGCGGCGGGACGCACTGTCGGTCTCGTGGGGACCATCGAGACCCGGATGTCCGGGCATCGGGTGCCGAGCGCACTGACGACGCCGGAGGCACCCCAACTGCATGCGCTGTTCGCCGTGATGCTCGAGCAGGGGATCGACACCGTCGTCATGGAGGTCTCCAGCCACGCGCTTTCCCTGGGCCGTGTCGACGGCGTCAGGTTCGCGATCGGTGCGTTCACGAACCTGTCCCAGGATCACCTGGACTTCCACCGCGATCTCGACGACTACTTCACGGCGAAGAGCAGGCTGTTCGCCGCTGATTCCACCGTTCGCGCCGAGCGCGCCGTCGTGTGCATCGACGACGAATGGGGTGTCCGGATGGCGGACATCGCCCGTGGCGCCCACCCGGGCGACCCGGCGGCCGTCGTCACGGTCGCGACGTCCACGCCGGGCGACTGGGCGGCGGGTCCGGCGAGAGCCACCGATTCCGGCACCCAAACGTTCACGCTCACTGCTCCGGGCGGCACCGATCACGCCGTGACGCTGCGGTTGCCCGGCCACTACAACGTCGCCAACGCGACGCTGGCGGTGGCGGTCTGCGCTGTGGCCGGAGCCGACGTCGATGCTGCCCTCGCTGGCATCGCGCAGGTCGACGTGCCCGGACGGGTGCAGCGGGTCGATCGGGGGCAGGACTTCCTGGCCGTCGTCGACTACGCCCACAAGCCGGCCGCTCTCGAGGCGGTGATCGCGACGTTGCGCGGACAGCTGCAGGGCCGGATGGGCGGCGAGCCGCAGGGCCGGATCGCGGTAGTGGTCGGCGCGGGCGGCGACCGGGACAGCGGCAAACGGATCCTGATGGGGGAGGCGGGAGCCCGCGGCGCGGACCTGCTCGTCGTCACCGACGACAACCCGCGAAGCGAGGATCCGGCCACGATCCGGGGCGCGCTGATCGAGGGCGCCCTGGCAGTGCCGTCGTCGGAACGCGGTGAGGTCCGCGAGATCGGCGATCGAGGGGAGGCGATCGCCGCGGCGGTGGCCTGGGCCGAGCCCGGAGATGTGATCCTGGTGGCGGGGAAGGGTCATGAGACCGGCCAGGAGATCCACGGGGTGAAGTACCCATTCGACGACCGCGAGGTTCTCGGCGAGGCGATCGAACGGATCGCACCGAACCGCGCACACGGAGGAAACGCATGA
- a CDS encoding penicillin-binding protein 2, giving the protein MSGRTPAPRRRGPVPPHPRTGRGSARGRKPPSRSTESFGFRLRYGRAIMLVALGLTAVQLLWVQGIDAPRLSAEAASQRTTTVVHPAVRGAILDRNGNKLAYTLGAKALTFQPVRERKNIEELHAKDPDEPNVPTRLKEIAKGIHGRLGEDAPESDLLAKLESEKTFVYLARSVDPAVAADIADEFPEVGLERQDIREYPGGSLAANIVGATGWDGHGLLGLEDSLDSTLAGTDGSETHDRGSDGAVIPGSERDKQPAVDGSTVELTIDADLQYYLQQQVQQAKDLSGAKNASAMVMDAKTSEVLAMSNDGTFNPAIGVGNNPRTAQMGNLPVSSPFEPGSVNKIVTAAAAIEYGLTTPEEVLQVPGTIQMAGVSVKDAWAHGVAPYTSTGVFGKSSNVGTLMLAQRVGEDRFADMLHRFGLGQRTDVGLPGESPGNVPDRDQWSGGTFANLPIGQGLSMTLLQMTGIYQAIANDGERIAPRIVKSTVAADGTRTDTERPESVRVVSEETAKTVRDMFRSVTQKDPMGYQQGTGPQAAVEGYQISGKTGTAQQVDPACKCYSNSNYWITFAGIAPADDPRYVIGIMLDAPVRGIDGGGGQSAAPLFHNIASWLLQRDSVPLSPDPGRRLVLQAD; this is encoded by the coding sequence GTGAGTGGACGCACTCCTGCTCCACGCCGCCGCGGGCCGGTACCTCCGCATCCGAGAACAGGACGGGGGTCCGCGCGAGGACGCAAGCCGCCTTCGCGCAGCACCGAATCGTTCGGGTTCCGGCTCAGGTACGGCAGGGCGATAATGCTCGTCGCCCTCGGCCTCACCGCGGTGCAGCTGCTGTGGGTCCAGGGCATCGACGCCCCGCGGTTGTCGGCGGAAGCGGCCAGCCAGCGCACGACGACCGTGGTTCATCCGGCCGTGCGCGGCGCGATCCTGGACCGCAACGGCAACAAGTTGGCCTACACGCTCGGCGCGAAGGCGCTGACCTTCCAGCCGGTGCGTGAACGCAAGAACATCGAGGAACTTCACGCCAAGGACCCGGACGAGCCGAATGTCCCGACGCGGCTGAAGGAAATCGCCAAGGGGATCCACGGCCGGCTCGGTGAGGACGCCCCCGAGAGTGACCTCCTGGCCAAGCTGGAGAGCGAGAAAACATTCGTCTACCTGGCGCGCAGCGTCGACCCGGCGGTGGCCGCCGACATCGCGGACGAGTTCCCCGAAGTCGGCCTCGAACGCCAGGACATCCGCGAGTATCCCGGTGGTTCCCTCGCCGCGAACATCGTCGGCGCGACCGGATGGGACGGGCACGGACTGCTCGGCCTCGAGGACTCGCTCGATTCGACGCTCGCCGGCACGGACGGTTCCGAAACGCACGACCGGGGCTCGGACGGTGCCGTGATTCCCGGTAGCGAGCGGGACAAACAACCGGCTGTGGACGGTTCGACTGTCGAGCTCACGATCGATGCCGACCTGCAGTACTACCTGCAGCAGCAGGTCCAGCAGGCCAAGGACCTCTCCGGTGCGAAGAATGCGTCCGCGATGGTCATGGACGCGAAGACCAGCGAAGTTCTCGCGATGTCGAACGATGGGACGTTCAATCCGGCGATCGGCGTCGGCAACAACCCACGTACGGCGCAGATGGGCAACCTGCCGGTCAGCTCGCCGTTCGAGCCGGGTTCGGTGAACAAGATCGTCACCGCGGCCGCCGCGATCGAGTACGGACTGACCACACCGGAAGAGGTGCTACAGGTCCCCGGCACCATCCAGATGGCCGGAGTGTCGGTCAAGGATGCGTGGGCGCATGGCGTCGCGCCGTATACCTCCACCGGCGTCTTCGGGAAGTCGTCGAACGTCGGGACCCTGATGCTCGCTCAACGGGTCGGCGAGGACCGCTTCGCGGACATGCTGCACCGATTCGGGCTCGGCCAACGCACCGATGTCGGGTTGCCGGGCGAGAGCCCCGGCAACGTGCCCGACCGGGACCAGTGGTCCGGCGGTACCTTCGCGAACCTGCCGATCGGTCAGGGCCTGTCGATGACATTGCTGCAGATGACCGGGATCTACCAGGCGATTGCGAACGATGGTGAACGAATTGCCCCGCGGATCGTCAAGTCGACGGTGGCCGCTGACGGTACACGCACCGATACCGAGCGTCCCGAGTCCGTTCGGGTCGTGAGCGAGGAGACGGCCAAGACCGTCCGCGACATGTTCCGTTCCGTCACGCAGAAGGACCCGATGGGATACCAGCAGGGTACGGGTCCGCAGGCTGCGGTGGAGGGCTATCAGATCAGCGGCAAGACCGGTACCGCGCAGCAGGTGGATCCGGCGTGCAAGTGCTACTCGAACTCGAACTACTGGATCACGTTCGCGGGCATCGCTCCCGCCGACGATCCGCGCTACGTCATCGGGATCATGCTCGATGCGCCGGTGCGCGGTATCGACGGTGGTGGCGGGCAGTCGGCGGCACCGCTGTTCCACAACATCGCATCGTGGCTTCTGCAGCGTGACAGCGTCCCGCTGTCCCCGGACCCGGGTCGGCGGCTGGTGCTCCAGGCAGATTGA
- the rsmH gene encoding 16S rRNA (cytosine(1402)-N(4))-methyltransferase RsmH → MVDGEDDTQSVPGGFGHVPVLLHRADELLGPALTRDNPRGEGAVMIDATLGLGGHSEHFLRTYPGLHLIGLDRDPNALRIASERLAPYTDRTTFVHTRYDGIVDALDQAGLASTGTVHGILFDLGVSSMQLDEADRGFAYSVDAPLDMRMDPTAGLTAAEVLNTYSHGDLARILSTYGEERFAGRIASEVVRRREKQPFTTSAALVELIYDAIPAATRRTGGHPAKRTFQALRIEVNSELDSLRAAVPAALDALAVGGRVVFMSYQSLEDRVVKQELAPRAKSKTPEGLPVELPGMGPEFRILTRGAERASEQEIEENPRSAPVRLRAAERIARRTTS, encoded by the coding sequence ATGGTCGACGGCGAGGACGACACCCAGTCCGTCCCCGGCGGCTTCGGTCATGTCCCGGTGCTGCTGCACCGCGCTGATGAACTGCTCGGGCCGGCGCTGACGCGCGACAACCCGCGGGGTGAGGGCGCGGTCATGATCGACGCGACCCTCGGCCTCGGTGGACACTCCGAGCACTTCCTGCGTACCTACCCGGGGCTGCATCTGATCGGGCTGGACCGAGATCCCAACGCACTGCGCATCGCATCCGAGCGGCTGGCGCCCTACACGGACCGCACCACGTTCGTGCACACCCGCTATGACGGCATCGTCGACGCGCTGGACCAGGCCGGGCTCGCTTCCACCGGGACGGTCCACGGCATCCTCTTCGATCTGGGTGTGTCGTCGATGCAGCTCGACGAGGCGGACCGCGGTTTTGCATACTCGGTCGACGCTCCGCTCGACATGCGCATGGATCCGACGGCCGGCCTCACCGCCGCGGAGGTGCTCAATACCTACAGTCATGGCGACCTGGCCCGCATCCTGAGCACGTACGGCGAGGAGCGGTTCGCCGGACGCATCGCTTCCGAGGTCGTGCGCCGTCGTGAAAAGCAACCGTTCACGACCAGCGCGGCACTAGTCGAGCTCATCTACGACGCCATTCCGGCAGCTACTCGGCGCACCGGCGGCCACCCCGCCAAGCGGACCTTCCAGGCGCTGCGTATCGAGGTGAACAGCGAGCTCGACTCGCTGCGCGCGGCCGTCCCTGCCGCACTCGACGCATTGGCGGTCGGTGGGCGTGTGGTGTTCATGTCGTATCAGTCTCTCGAGGATCGAGTCGTCAAACAGGAACTCGCTCCGCGCGCGAAGTCGAAGACCCCGGAGGGGCTTCCCGTCGAGTTACCGGGCATGGGGCCGGAATTCCGGATCCTCACCCGCGGCGCGGAGCGCGCATCCGAGCAAGAGATAGAGGAAAACCCGAGATCGGCTCCCGTGCGCTTGCGCGCTGCGGAAAGAATCGCGAGGAGGACGACGTCATGA
- the mraZ gene encoding division/cell wall cluster transcriptional repressor MraZ yields MFLGTYTPKLDDKGRLTLPAKFRDALAGGLMVTKGQDHSLAVYPRDEFTALARRAAAASRSNPQARAFVRGLASGTDEQHPDAQGRISLSADHRRYAGLSKDCVVIGSVDFLEIWDAQAWDTYLAENEESYSQARDEALEGIF; encoded by the coding sequence ATGTTTCTCGGTACCTACACGCCGAAGCTCGACGACAAAGGGCGGCTCACGCTGCCGGCCAAGTTTCGGGATGCACTGGCGGGAGGTTTGATGGTCACGAAGGGTCAGGACCACAGCCTTGCGGTGTATCCGCGCGACGAGTTCACTGCTCTCGCACGTCGCGCTGCGGCGGCATCCCGGAGCAACCCGCAGGCGCGCGCCTTCGTGCGTGGACTCGCGTCGGGTACCGACGAACAGCATCCTGATGCGCAAGGGCGGATATCGCTGTCCGCCGATCATCGTCGCTATGCGGGCCTGTCCAAGGACTGTGTGGTGATCGGATCAGTCGACTTCCTCGAGATATGGGACGCCCAAGCCTGGGATACCTACCTCGCGGAGAACGAAGAAAGCTACTCGCAAGCCAGAGATGAGGCGCTCGAGGGGATCTTCTAG
- a CDS encoding DUF3040 domain-containing protein has translation MPLSEHEQRMLDQIESALYAEDPKFASTVRGGRIRAVSSKRRLQAVALFVLGLVLLIAGVALPVKLGDFPIISLVGFVVMFGAGVLFLLGGGKPHLAAVPDGDNSPPAEGSGSRGSHSRKSHGGKKSGGGFSSRMEDRFRKRFEQE, from the coding sequence GTGCCACTCTCCGAGCACGAGCAGCGCATGCTCGACCAGATCGAGAGCGCGCTCTACGCCGAGGATCCCAAGTTCGCCTCCACAGTAAGAGGCGGTCGCATACGTGCGGTTTCCAGTAAACGTCGATTGCAGGCGGTGGCCCTATTTGTTCTGGGCCTCGTCCTCCTGATCGCGGGTGTCGCGCTTCCAGTCAAGCTGGGCGACTTCCCGATCATCAGTCTCGTCGGCTTCGTAGTCATGTTCGGTGCCGGCGTGCTCTTCCTCCTGGGTGGGGGAAAGCCGCATCTCGCGGCAGTTCCCGACGGCGACAATTCGCCGCCGGCCGAAGGGTCGGGCTCGCGGGGATCGCATTCCCGCAAGTCCCATGGGGGTAAGAAGTCCGGTGGCGGATTCTCGTCTCGGATGGAAGACCGGTTCCGGAAGAGATTCGAGCAGGAGTAA
- a CDS encoding SAV_6107 family HEPN domain-containing protein, producing MSKVKPTVVPGRGQVSMSGPMGPSRCVPVAGPAAAPLRARTLLRRADGLLAEAVGAPDAAERFRCAYLGALRGSAAVLAAAEATAGARASARRPRSRNAWVLMAGAAPEFAEWADYFAGYSALRAAIDSGLTRTVAEAEADGFYAEAGRFLIAVEDFLGACGPPNRARG from the coding sequence ATGTCGAAGGTCAAGCCGACGGTAGTGCCAGGGCGGGGGCAGGTCTCGATGTCCGGGCCGATGGGGCCGTCCCGCTGTGTCCCGGTGGCAGGTCCTGCCGCCGCGCCGCTCCGTGCGAGGACTCTGCTCCGTCGTGCCGATGGACTCCTCGCCGAGGCGGTGGGTGCGCCGGATGCGGCCGAGCGTTTCCGTTGTGCGTATCTCGGTGCGCTCCGCGGGTCGGCTGCCGTGCTCGCTGCCGCGGAGGCGACTGCCGGTGCGCGGGCCAGTGCACGCCGTCCTCGGTCGCGCAATGCGTGGGTGCTGATGGCGGGTGCGGCACCCGAGTTCGCGGAATGGGCGGACTACTTCGCCGGGTACTCGGCCCTGCGGGCTGCGATCGATTCGGGTCTCACGCGGACCGTCGCGGAAGCGGAGGCTGACGGGTTCTATGCCGAGGCGGGGAGATTCCTCATCGCTGTGGAGGATTTCCTCGGCGCATGCGGTCCACCGAATCGGGCTCGAGGGTAG
- a CDS encoding GNAT family N-acetyltransferase, translating to MDSNPDANPDSVPVIADLSAAEMRARLSEALSIYVAAMGYPRGTEHHRAPMWAEHTRRPGWRAVGAVLPDPAAAPDRPSPLVAIAYGYRGAPDQWWQQQVRRGMQAAGWRRQQIDHILGNYFELTELHVHPSAQGHRLGEQMLRRLLADRPERGVLLSTPEVADESNRAWRLYRRTGFQDVVRSFTFAGDQRPFAVLGRGLPL from the coding sequence ATGGACTCGAACCCCGACGCGAACCCGGACTCCGTGCCGGTCATCGCAGACCTGTCGGCAGCGGAGATGCGCGCCCGGCTGTCCGAGGCGCTGTCTATCTACGTTGCCGCGATGGGGTACCCCCGCGGCACGGAGCACCACCGGGCACCGATGTGGGCCGAACACACCCGGCGACCGGGCTGGCGGGCGGTCGGCGCCGTTCTCCCCGACCCCGCAGCCGCACCCGACCGTCCCTCCCCCCTGGTCGCCATCGCGTACGGCTACCGCGGCGCCCCCGACCAGTGGTGGCAGCAGCAGGTCCGGCGCGGAATGCAGGCGGCGGGCTGGAGGCGCCAGCAGATCGACCACATCCTCGGCAACTACTTCGAACTCACCGAACTCCACGTCCATCCGAGCGCCCAGGGTCATCGGCTCGGTGAGCAGATGCTGCGGCGACTGCTCGCTGACCGCCCGGAACGCGGTGTGCTGTTGTCCACCCCCGAGGTGGCCGACGAGAGCAATCGCGCGTGGCGCCTGTATCGGCGAACCGGTTTCCAGGACGTCGTCCGCAGCTTCACCTTCGCCGGCGATCAGCGACCGTTCGCGGTCCTGGGCAGGGGGCTACCACTGTGA
- a CDS encoding NAD(P)/FAD-dependent oxidoreductase: MIDAVVIGSGHNALVSACYLAKAGWSVEVLERDTVLGGAVSTVERFPGHKVDRGSSAHIMIRHTGIIEELDLAAHGLRYIDCDPWAFAPAPPGSDRPGIVFHRNLDRTCRSVEESCGPADAAAYRRFVETWGPRTTRVMRAFSAPPTGGHLLRSFWGLDTGGGGSELSREFLTSGDALLDEYFDSEPLKAALAWFGAQSGPPMSEPGTAPMVGFAALMHTLPPGRAVGGSGALTAALASRLTADGASVTLGDGAVELHRDEDGWTVVTESGRRVRARSVIAGCHVLTTLDLLERGGYDRAVLGGWRRRIRVGPGIGMVLRLGTDALPSYPSAPSSADATSGLQLLVSDRAQLRLAQGAALAGELPPEPAVLAMSFSGIDPTISPPGEHQVTLWSQWHPYALSGCRSWDALGASEADRIVAGVDALAPGFAESIRHRHVQTPADIEREMGLIGGNVMHVEMSLDQMMLWRPIPELSGHRVPDADTLYLTGASTHPGGGVSGASGRSAARIALADARGGRIRRALRRTFR, encoded by the coding sequence GTGATTGACGCTGTCGTGATCGGCTCGGGCCACAACGCACTGGTGTCGGCCTGCTACCTCGCGAAGGCCGGATGGTCGGTCGAAGTCCTCGAACGCGATACGGTCCTCGGCGGCGCGGTTTCGACCGTCGAACGATTCCCGGGGCACAAAGTGGACCGCGGCTCCTCGGCACACATCATGATCCGGCACACCGGCATCATCGAGGAGCTCGACCTCGCCGCTCACGGCCTGCGCTACATCGACTGCGACCCGTGGGCGTTCGCGCCTGCTCCCCCGGGTTCGGATCGTCCGGGAATCGTCTTCCACCGCAATCTCGATCGCACATGCCGGTCCGTCGAGGAGTCCTGCGGACCCGCCGACGCGGCTGCCTACCGGCGCTTCGTCGAGACGTGGGGCCCACGCACCACCCGTGTGATGCGCGCCTTCTCCGCGCCACCGACCGGCGGTCATCTCCTGCGTTCGTTCTGGGGACTCGACACCGGAGGCGGCGGCAGCGAACTGTCCCGAGAGTTCCTCACGTCCGGCGACGCCCTGCTGGACGAGTATTTCGACAGCGAACCACTCAAGGCCGCACTCGCATGGTTCGGCGCGCAATCCGGGCCGCCGATGTCCGAACCGGGAACAGCACCGATGGTGGGCTTCGCGGCACTGATGCACACGCTGCCGCCGGGCCGCGCGGTCGGTGGCAGTGGCGCGCTCACCGCAGCACTGGCCTCCCGGCTGACCGCCGACGGCGCCTCCGTGACGCTCGGGGACGGGGCCGTCGAACTGCACCGCGACGAGGACGGCTGGACGGTGGTGACCGAGTCCGGGCGCCGGGTTCGCGCCCGCAGTGTCATCGCCGGCTGCCACGTGCTGACCACCCTCGACCTGCTCGAACGCGGCGGCTACGACCGGGCGGTACTAGGCGGCTGGCGGCGGCGCATTCGAGTCGGCCCCGGTATCGGCATGGTGCTGCGATTGGGGACGGACGCGCTGCCGTCCTACCCGAGTGCGCCGTCGAGCGCTGACGCGACGTCGGGTCTGCAGCTACTGGTCTCGGATCGGGCGCAGCTACGGCTCGCGCAGGGGGCCGCGCTGGCCGGTGAGCTGCCGCCCGAACCTGCGGTGCTCGCGATGAGTTTCAGCGGGATCGACCCCACCATCTCCCCGCCCGGCGAACACCAGGTGACGCTGTGGTCGCAGTGGCACCCGTACGCGCTGTCCGGCTGCCGGAGCTGGGACGCGCTGGGCGCGAGCGAGGCCGACCGCATCGTCGCGGGCGTCGACGCGCTCGCACCCGGGTTCGCCGAGAGCATCCGGCACCGGCACGTGCAGACGCCTGCCGACATCGAGCGGGAGATGGGACTGATCGGTGGCAACGTGATGCACGTGGAGATGTCGCTGGACCAGATGATGCTGTGGCGCCCGATCCCGGAACTGTCGGGGCATCGGGTGCCGGACGCGGACACCCTCTATCTCACGGGCGCGTCGACGCACCCCGGTGGTGGGGTTTCCGGAGCGAGCGGACGCAGCGCCGCACGAATCGCGCTGGCCGACGCTCGCGGCGGGCGGATCCGGCGAGCGCTGCGCAGGACCTTCCGATGA
- a CDS encoding carotenoid biosynthesis protein — MRAPVLRASAVIAIAAVAAQIVYPLVNGEARDAVTVAVVALLAAASVTHAVAVRGVRWATGMVLITAGIGLLSEILGTATGMPYGCYDYAVGRLGWSIADVPLVVPFAWTAGFYPVWCVATRLARGPTGRIALTTVGVVGWDLFLDPQMVADGQWAWCVADAGLPGIAHIPLTNYAGWVLVAAVMAVLLEIVDRRGLGPKPPPSRDGVPTALFLWTWLGSALAHAVFLDAPELRYSAVYGFLAMGVLGVPLVVHLGARLVRTDQSEPDNTPTA, encoded by the coding sequence ATGAGAGCGCCGGTCCTGCGGGCGTCGGCGGTGATCGCGATCGCCGCCGTCGCTGCCCAGATCGTCTACCCCCTGGTGAACGGCGAGGCGCGGGATGCCGTCACCGTCGCGGTAGTCGCCCTCCTCGCGGCTGCATCGGTCACCCACGCCGTCGCCGTTCGCGGGGTCCGCTGGGCGACCGGGATGGTGCTGATCACCGCCGGAATCGGGCTGCTGTCAGAGATTCTCGGGACCGCGACGGGTATGCCGTACGGCTGTTACGACTACGCCGTCGGCCGCCTCGGGTGGTCGATCGCCGATGTGCCATTGGTGGTGCCCTTCGCGTGGACGGCGGGGTTCTATCCGGTGTGGTGCGTCGCGACCCGGCTGGCGCGCGGGCCCACGGGCCGGATCGCGCTGACCACCGTCGGCGTCGTGGGGTGGGACCTGTTCCTGGACCCGCAGATGGTCGCGGACGGCCAGTGGGCCTGGTGCGTTGCGGATGCCGGACTGCCGGGCATCGCCCACATCCCGCTCACCAACTATGCCGGCTGGGTGCTGGTCGCTGCGGTGATGGCCGTTCTGCTGGAGATCGTCGACCGGCGCGGGCTCGGACCGAAGCCGCCGCCCAGCCGCGACGGCGTGCCCACCGCGCTGTTCCTGTGGACGTGGCTCGGCTCGGCGCTGGCTCACGCGGTGTTCCTCGACGCACCCGAACTGCGGTACTCGGCGGTGTACGGATTCCTCGCTATGGGTGTGCTGGGGGTGCCGCTGGTCGTGCATCTGGGGGCACGGCTGGTACGCACCGACCAGTCCGAACCGGACAACACCCCTACCGCCTGA